In Myxococcales bacterium, the following proteins share a genomic window:
- a CDS encoding adenine phosphoribosyltransferase has product MNPQQLAALIRDVPDFPKPGILFKDITTLIADPAGFKTTVDVFVERYRKQKIDKILGIESRGFIFGGAVAYALGCGFQVVRKPGKLPYKTKSATYQLEYGSDQLEIHEDAVRPGERVVLLDDLLATGGTMNAVAGLVRDLGAVVVECAFVIELEFLKGREKLGDWPVFSLVRF; this is encoded by the coding sequence ATGAATCCGCAACAACTGGCGGCCTTGATCCGCGACGTGCCGGATTTTCCCAAGCCCGGCATCCTGTTCAAAGACATCACGACGCTCATCGCCGACCCGGCCGGGTTCAAGACGACGGTCGACGTGTTCGTCGAGCGCTACCGGAAGCAAAAAATCGACAAGATCCTGGGCATCGAATCGCGCGGGTTCATTTTCGGCGGCGCGGTCGCCTACGCGCTGGGTTGCGGTTTTCAGGTAGTGCGCAAGCCCGGCAAGCTGCCTTATAAAACCAAAAGTGCGACCTACCAGCTCGAATACGGCTCCGACCAGCTGGAAATCCACGAGGACGCGGTGCGCCCCGGGGAGCGGGTCGTGCTGTTGGACGACCTGCTGGCCACCGGCGGCACGATGAACGCGGTGGCCGGCCTGGTGCGCGATTTGGGAGCTGTGGTCGTCGAATGCGCGTTCGTGATCGAACTCGAATTCCTCAAGGGGCGCGAAAAACTTGGCGACTGGCCGGTCTTCAGCCTTGTCCGCTTCTGA
- a CDS encoding M23 family metallopeptidase, with protein MNRTLSLGIAVLLWLALSGCAYYHVIQPGDTLYGLSKEYGVSVQEIQRNNPGVDPYNLEIGQQVKIPRLPNQKVADYAGRTDTKPAAKKPEKKAAEPKKNPPPEATPQPKVDKPKKEEIQPKEPPRSTATVNTEKLQFIWPVQGGQVLERFGETTDDVASHGVEIGAPEGTAIVAVADGKVILSSDEFKGYGNMVVVRHENNFFSIYACNKKNLVKKGDTVRQGQKIAEVGQTGRAAQPLVQFQVRIGSKAVDPLKYLPKR; from the coding sequence ATGAACCGAACCTTGTCCCTCGGGATCGCGGTTCTCCTTTGGCTGGCGCTGTCCGGCTGCGCCTATTACCACGTGATTCAGCCGGGCGACACGCTGTACGGCCTGAGCAAGGAATACGGGGTGTCGGTGCAGGAAATCCAGCGCAACAATCCGGGCGTCGATCCCTACAACCTCGAAATCGGCCAGCAGGTCAAAATCCCGCGCTTGCCCAACCAGAAAGTCGCCGACTACGCGGGACGGACCGATACCAAGCCGGCCGCCAAGAAACCCGAGAAAAAGGCCGCCGAACCGAAGAAGAACCCGCCGCCCGAGGCGACGCCGCAACCCAAGGTCGACAAGCCGAAAAAGGAAGAGATCCAACCCAAGGAACCGCCGCGCAGCACCGCGACCGTCAATACCGAGAAGCTCCAGTTCATCTGGCCGGTACAGGGCGGGCAGGTGCTCGAGCGATTCGGCGAAACGACCGACGACGTGGCCTCGCACGGCGTGGAAATCGGCGCGCCGGAGGGGACGGCGATCGTCGCGGTGGCCGACGGCAAGGTCATTTTGTCGTCCGATGAATTCAAGGGATACGGCAACATGGTGGTCGTCCGCCACGAGAACAACTTCTTTTCCATTTACGCGTGCAACAAAAAGAACCTGGTGAAAAAAGGCGACACCGTGCGGCAGGGCCAGAAGATCGCCGAGGTCGGCCAGACCGGCCGGGCCGCGCAGCCGCTGGTGCAATTCCAGGTGCGCATCGGCTCCAAAGCCGTGGATCCACTGAAATACCTGCCGAAGCGTTGA
- a CDS encoding TIGR00725 family protein, which translates to MNAPRPVVKAHSRRNQIAVIGLAACDPVNRELAVRVGREIARGGATLLSGGMGGVMEAASLGAREAGGLVIGILPLGERHTGNAYLDVEIVTNLGHARNVVLAHSADALIAVCGGYGTLSEIAVALKLGKPVVGLNSWTIDGMLQAENPEQAVQLAMARIHPTGRQP; encoded by the coding sequence ATGAACGCGCCGCGCCCGGTAGTCAAAGCCCATTCCCGGCGAAACCAGATCGCGGTGATCGGTCTGGCGGCCTGCGATCCGGTCAACCGGGAACTGGCCGTCCGCGTCGGGCGGGAGATCGCCCGCGGGGGCGCGACGCTGCTGTCGGGCGGCATGGGCGGCGTCATGGAGGCCGCCAGCCTGGGCGCCCGGGAAGCGGGTGGCTTGGTGATCGGCATTCTGCCGCTGGGCGAACGCCATACCGGCAACGCTTACCTGGACGTGGAAATCGTCACCAACCTGGGCCACGCGCGCAACGTCGTGCTGGCCCACAGCGCCGACGCCTTGATCGCGGTTTGCGGCGGTTACGGCACGCTTTCGGAAATCGCCGTTGCCTTGAAACTCGGCAAGCCCGTCGTCGGTCTCAATTCCTGGACCATCGACGGCATGTTGCAGGCCGAGAATCCGGAGCAAGCCGTGCAACTGGCGATGGCGCGCATTCACCCGACGGGGAGGCAACCATGA
- a CDS encoding protein-L-isoaspartate(D-aspartate) O-methyltransferase → MAMARADMVDRQLRKRGITDERVLKVMGELPRERFIPEKSWPEAYADRALPIAAGQTISQPLIVAMMTEALELKSTDKVLEIGTGSGYQAAILARLADKVLTVERLRELGRAAEKLFEELKLFNILVRISDGTHGWKEEAPYDAIIVTAGAPDAPKQYLDQLAVGGRLVIPIGDRHTQTLFRFLKEHKRIVKENYGPCRFVPLVGHFGWEE, encoded by the coding sequence ATGGCCATGGCGCGCGCCGACATGGTCGATCGGCAATTGCGCAAGCGCGGCATCACGGACGAACGCGTGCTGAAGGTCATGGGCGAACTGCCCCGCGAACGGTTCATCCCCGAAAAATCCTGGCCGGAGGCCTACGCCGACCGCGCCTTGCCCATCGCCGCCGGCCAGACCATCAGCCAGCCGCTGATTGTCGCCATGATGACCGAGGCGCTGGAACTGAAAAGCACCGACAAAGTCCTGGAAATCGGCACCGGCTCGGGTTACCAGGCGGCGATCCTGGCCCGGCTGGCCGACAAGGTGCTCACCGTCGAGCGGCTGCGCGAACTGGGCCGCGCCGCGGAAAAACTCTTCGAGGAACTGAAACTTTTCAATATCCTGGTGCGGATCAGCGACGGCACGCACGGCTGGAAGGAAGAGGCGCCGTACGACGCCATCATCGTCACCGCCGGCGCGCCCGACGCCCCGAAACAATACCTCGACCAGCTCGCGGTCGGCGGCCGGCTGGTGATCCCGATCGGCGACCGCCACACGCAGACGCTGTTCCGCTTTCTCAAAGAGCACAAGCGGATCGTGAAGGAAAATTACGGCCCCTGCCGATTCGTGCCTCTGGTGGGCCACTTCGGCTGGGAGGAGTGA
- the surE gene encoding 5'/3'-nucleotidase SurE, with protein MRILLTNDDGIDAKGLAALAEAMRAFGEIIVVAPDGNRSTCAHSLTLERPLRVAPTKADWFACDGTPADCVHLALNGLLRERRPELVISGINQGGNLGQDLTYSGTVMAALEAVLIGVPAFAISVDARDNFDFGGATAIAARVAAGIIRHGLPAGTLLNVNVPNGPAAALKGLRVTRQGKRVYGDEIQERVDPRGKTYYWIAGQELGFEEIEGSDMVAVREGYASLTPISCDMTNHSFLQELADRPW; from the coding sequence GTGCGCATTCTGCTCACCAACGACGACGGCATCGACGCCAAGGGATTGGCGGCGCTGGCGGAGGCGATGCGAGCCTTCGGCGAGATCATCGTGGTCGCGCCGGACGGCAACCGCAGCACCTGCGCGCACAGTCTGACGCTGGAACGGCCGCTCCGGGTGGCGCCGACGAAGGCCGATTGGTTCGCCTGCGACGGCACCCCGGCGGATTGCGTGCACCTGGCGCTCAACGGCCTGCTGCGCGAACGCCGGCCGGAACTGGTCATCAGCGGCATCAACCAGGGCGGCAACCTCGGCCAGGACCTGACTTACAGCGGCACCGTCATGGCCGCGCTCGAAGCAGTGCTGATCGGCGTGCCCGCGTTTGCCATCAGCGTGGATGCGCGCGACAATTTCGACTTCGGCGGCGCGACGGCGATCGCCGCGCGCGTCGCGGCCGGCATCATCCGCCACGGCTTGCCGGCGGGGACGCTGTTGAACGTCAACGTGCCCAACGGGCCGGCGGCAGCGCTCAAGGGACTGCGCGTCACCCGGCAGGGCAAGCGGGTTTACGGCGACGAAATCCAGGAGCGCGTTGACCCGCGCGGGAAAACATATTACTGGATCGCCGGACAGGAACTCGGGTTCGAGGAAATCGAGGGCAGCGACATGGTGGCGGTGCGCGAAGGCTACGCCTCGCTGACGCCGATCAGTTGCGACATGACCAATCACTCGTTTTTGCAGGAGTTGGCCGACCGCCCATGGTAA
- the fetB gene encoding iron export ABC transporter permease subunit FetB, which translates to MNSTILNITYLDLLFCALMMLIPYLVSRFLSLALETDLLVGTVRVFLQLWLVGYILHWVFSLQSALPVFAVLVVMTVIAGYNAAKRADMPRVRVIVMATGVIGLAAVVLSAYVFYLILGISPYYNPAYVIPIMGMALNGAMNAVSVGARAVHTGMRDGRERIEAALSIGATSWQASGAIVRQALKQAMVPTINGLMTAGIVQLPGMMTGQIISGVSPLLAIRYQVVIFYLLTSVTAIAAIGGTLILSRGYFSRDHQLL; encoded by the coding sequence ATGAACAGCACAATCCTGAACATCACTTACCTGGATCTGCTGTTCTGCGCCCTGATGATGCTGATTCCCTATCTCGTCAGCCGCTTCCTGTCGCTGGCGTTGGAAACCGACCTGCTGGTCGGGACTGTCCGCGTTTTTCTGCAACTGTGGCTGGTCGGCTACATCCTGCATTGGGTGTTTTCCCTGCAATCGGCGTTGCCCGTTTTCGCGGTCCTGGTGGTCATGACCGTCATTGCCGGGTACAACGCCGCCAAGCGCGCCGACATGCCGCGTGTCCGGGTGATCGTGATGGCGACGGGCGTCATCGGCCTGGCGGCGGTCGTCCTTTCGGCCTACGTGTTCTACCTGATTCTCGGTATTTCGCCGTATTACAACCCGGCCTACGTCATTCCGATCATGGGCATGGCGCTCAACGGCGCGATGAACGCGGTTTCGGTGGGGGCGCGCGCGGTGCACACGGGCATGCGCGACGGGCGGGAACGGATCGAGGCCGCGCTGTCGATCGGCGCCACGAGCTGGCAGGCCAGCGGCGCCATCGTGCGCCAGGCGCTGAAGCAGGCCATGGTGCCGACCATCAACGGCCTGATGACCGCCGGGATCGTGCAGCTACCCGGCATGATGACCGGCCAAATCATCAGCGGCGTTTCGCCGTTGCTGGCGATTCGCTACCAAGTGGTCATTTTTTACCTGCTGACCAGCGTCACCGCCATCGCCGCCATCGGCGGCACGCTGATCCTTTCGCGCGGGTATTTTTCGCGCGATCACCAGCTTCTGTAA
- a CDS encoding amino acid ABC transporter ATP-binding protein, which yields MARAEEIQVDHVYRSKPLADGGRQDVLADFSLTVPAGQTIGVIGRSGGGKSTFLRLLNRLEDPDRGEIRYGGRDTRRLEVTEFRRQVTLVNQRSVIFPGTVLENVLLPDTLTGRGAGSRERAMEMLRLVRLPAETFNRDAAALSVGQQIRVQLARVLYLDPAVLLLDESTANLDPKVAGEILDELHRLAGDGGLTILHVSHEPDKLRRCARLILIENGRVAADGNPAAILDDPRGPASGILANHED from the coding sequence TTGGCGCGCGCGGAAGAAATTCAGGTCGACCACGTTTATCGCAGCAAACCGCTGGCCGACGGCGGCCGGCAGGACGTGCTCGCCGATTTTTCGTTGACCGTGCCCGCCGGCCAGACGATCGGCGTCATCGGCCGCAGCGGCGGCGGCAAATCCACCTTTCTGCGCTTGCTCAACCGGCTGGAAGACCCCGATCGCGGCGAAATCCGTTACGGCGGCCGCGACACGCGCCGGCTCGAGGTCACTGAATTTCGCCGTCAGGTGACGCTGGTCAATCAGCGCAGCGTGATTTTCCCCGGCACGGTGCTGGAAAACGTGTTGTTGCCCGATACGCTGACCGGGCGCGGCGCCGGCTCCCGCGAACGCGCCATGGAGATGCTGCGGCTCGTGCGCCTGCCGGCCGAAACCTTCAACCGGGACGCGGCGGCGTTGTCGGTCGGCCAGCAGATCCGCGTCCAACTGGCGCGGGTGCTGTACCTCGACCCGGCGGTGCTGCTGCTGGACGAGAGCACAGCCAATCTGGACCCGAAGGTGGCGGGGGAAATCCTCGACGAGTTGCACCGTCTCGCGGGGGACGGCGGCCTGACGATCCTGCACGTTTCGCACGAGCCCGACAAATTGCGGCGCTGCGCGCGCCTGATTCTGATCGAGAACGGCCGGGTAGCGGCCGACGGCAATCCCGCGGCGATTCTGGACGATCCGCGCGGGCCCGCGTCCGGCATCCTGGCAAACCACGAGGATTAA
- a CDS encoding alpha-glucosidase — MSATPWWKSGIIYQIYVRSFADGNGDGIGDLPGIIEHLDYLNDGTPNSLGVDAIWLTPFYQSPDRDFGYDVADYRSVHPQHGTLADFDHLLAEAHRRGIKIILDFVPNHTSDEHPWFRESRSSRDNPKRDWYIWADGKNGGPPNNWAAAPGGPAWKYDPPTGQWFYHAFFDFQPDLNWRNPAVRQAVLDDIRFWLDRGVDGFRLDLINYLLEDEQLRDNHFSLAGWYMGKTQDVAQTRDLPETHEVLKEFRKLLDEYPDRMMVGEIVSFPWEDSQAATYTNDRELHLAFNMEFLAVARFRADSFRRVVEKFEGRCPADGWPAYVLSNHDVPRHIGRLGGYAIYGHRPYAMDRGKLCAALLLTLRGTPFLYYGEEIGMTNRWFPRRLIRDPMGKKVWPLYQGRDSSRTPMLWKGGPGAGFTTGEPWLPLDPEAELLCVQNAAKVPRSLLNFYKRLSWLRKQKPALQHGSFEALGLPDPHVFAFRRRAGKQAITVLLNFADREKISPVAVNGAVLVSTFERPEKISGHVKLIPYEVLMIEEE; from the coding sequence ATGAGCGCGACTCCCTGGTGGAAAAGCGGGATCATTTACCAGATTTACGTGCGCAGTTTCGCCGACGGCAACGGCGACGGCATCGGCGATCTGCCGGGCATCATCGAACACCTCGATTACCTGAACGACGGCACGCCGAACTCGTTGGGCGTCGACGCGATCTGGCTGACGCCGTTCTATCAAAGTCCCGACCGCGATTTCGGCTACGACGTCGCCGATTACCGGAGCGTCCACCCGCAGCACGGCACCCTGGCCGATTTTGACCACCTGCTCGCCGAGGCGCACCGCCGCGGCATCAAGATCATCCTCGACTTCGTGCCCAACCACACCTCGGACGAGCATCCGTGGTTTCGCGAATCGCGTTCCAGCCGCGACAACCCGAAACGCGACTGGTACATCTGGGCCGACGGCAAGAACGGCGGCCCGCCCAACAACTGGGCGGCGGCGCCCGGCGGTCCGGCGTGGAAGTACGATCCGCCGACGGGGCAGTGGTTCTACCACGCCTTTTTTGATTTCCAACCGGACCTGAACTGGCGCAATCCGGCGGTGCGGCAGGCCGTGCTGGACGATATCCGCTTCTGGCTCGACCGCGGCGTCGACGGCTTCCGGCTCGACCTGATCAATTACCTGCTGGAAGACGAGCAGTTGCGCGACAATCATTTCAGCCTGGCCGGCTGGTACATGGGCAAGACACAGGACGTCGCGCAGACGCGCGATCTGCCCGAGACCCACGAGGTGTTAAAAGAATTCCGGAAGCTGCTCGACGAGTACCCCGACCGGATGATGGTCGGCGAAATCGTTTCCTTCCCGTGGGAGGATTCGCAGGCCGCGACGTACACGAACGACCGCGAACTCCACCTGGCTTTCAATATGGAATTTCTCGCCGTGGCCCGGTTCCGCGCCGATTCGTTCCGCCGCGTGGTCGAAAAATTCGAGGGCCGCTGTCCGGCCGACGGCTGGCCGGCCTACGTGCTTTCCAACCACGATGTGCCGCGGCACATCGGCCGCCTGGGCGGGTACGCGATTTACGGGCATCGCCCCTACGCGATGGACCGCGGCAAACTGTGCGCCGCGCTGCTGCTCACCTTGCGGGGGACGCCGTTTCTGTATTACGGCGAGGAAATCGGCATGACCAACCGTTGGTTCCCGCGCCGGCTCATTCGGGATCCGATGGGCAAAAAGGTCTGGCCGCTCTATCAGGGCCGCGATTCCAGCCGGACGCCGATGTTGTGGAAAGGCGGGCCGGGCGCCGGGTTCACGACGGGCGAGCCCTGGCTGCCGCTCGACCCGGAGGCCGAATTGCTTTGCGTGCAAAACGCGGCCAAGGTGCCGCGTTCGCTGCTCAATTTCTACAAACGATTGAGCTGGCTGCGTAAACAAAAGCCGGCGTTGCAGCACGGTTCGTTCGAGGCGCTGGGCTTGCCCGATCCGCATGTGTTCGCGTTTCGGCGGCGCGCCGGAAAACAGGCGATCACGGTGCTGCTCAATTTCGCCGACCGCGAAAAGATCTCGCCGGTTGCGGTTAACGGCGCGGTTCTGGTCAGCACGTTCGAGCGGCCGGAGAAGATATCCGGCCACGTCAAATTGATCCCGTACGAAGTGCTGATGATCGAAGAGGAATAA
- a CDS encoding alpha/beta hydrolase, which produces MKKRMLLVGCLALLVIAACQVEVGPGDRAWNDWVAPYRHDLDVGGYRLHYIDLGQGEPILLIHGFADSTYTFHENVKPLLAAGYRVILVDQPGLGRSEVPPPYFVYSIENIAGEIVKFADRLSLQSFIVGGSSMGGGISFYLALNYPECVRKVIALDPVTYHIDRQGWMPLAARTGLNRVGAKFANREAVRFILRDVCFNDRLVNDAMVDEYARPINKPGFTDALAKLTTQYFSPEFDNMTRRYPQLRQPVLAIWGEQDHWVSPAQGKQLVLAAPHVRLRYIPECGHLSQQERPELVNPEILRFLNGVQR; this is translated from the coding sequence ATGAAAAAGCGGATGTTGTTGGTCGGCTGTCTGGCATTGCTGGTGATCGCGGCCTGCCAGGTCGAGGTCGGGCCGGGCGATCGCGCCTGGAACGATTGGGTCGCGCCGTACCGCCACGACCTGGACGTCGGCGGCTACCGGTTGCACTACATCGACCTCGGGCAGGGCGAGCCGATCCTGCTGATTCACGGCTTCGCCGATTCGACCTACACGTTCCATGAAAACGTCAAACCGCTGCTGGCCGCGGGCTATCGGGTGATTCTGGTGGACCAGCCGGGGTTGGGCCGTTCGGAAGTGCCGCCGCCGTACTTCGTCTATTCCATCGAAAACATCGCGGGCGAGATCGTCAAATTCGCCGACCGCCTTTCCCTGCAAAGCTTCATCGTCGGCGGCAGTTCCATGGGCGGCGGCATTTCGTTCTACCTGGCCCTGAACTATCCCGAGTGCGTCCGCAAGGTCATCGCGCTGGACCCGGTCACCTATCACATCGACCGGCAGGGCTGGATGCCGCTGGCGGCGCGGACCGGCTTGAATCGGGTCGGCGCGAAATTCGCCAACCGCGAAGCGGTGCGCTTTATCTTGCGGGATGTCTGTTTTAATGACCGCCTGGTGAACGACGCCATGGTGGACGAATACGCACGGCCGATCAACAAACCGGGATTCACCGACGCGCTGGCCAAGTTGACCACGCAGTATTTTTCACCGGAATTCGACAACATGACGCGCCGTTATCCGCAACTTCGGCAGCCGGTCCTGGCGATCTGGGGCGAACAGGATCACTGGGTGTCGCCGGCCCAAGGCAAACAACTGGTGCTCGCGGCGCCGCACGTCCGTTTGCGGTACATTCCCGAATGCGGCCATCTGTCGCAACAGGAGCGGCCGGAGCTGGTCAATCCGGAGATCCTGCGTTTTCTGAACGGCGTCCAGCGCTGA
- a CDS encoding carbohydrate kinase: MKRPLVFGEVLFDVFSDGREILGGAPFNVAWHLQGFGCSPLMISRVGRDVRGEKILARMRDWGMDLAGLRIDADHPTGIVRVSLRDGQPTYDILPEQAYDYIDTPELGRLPDDALLIHGTLAARSPVAARALTQIAGQYDWPVFLDVNLRAPWWRRDAVETLMKRARWLKLNADELRLLAGGSPDAALDLLQATGAEWALVTAGEKGAQLWHRSGNRIAVASCKADSFIDAVGAGDAFCSVVVLGLLAGWPSDIALSRAARFAGEICGIPGATTENRGLYDRFRDEWGLA, encoded by the coding sequence ATGAAACGACCGTTGGTTTTCGGGGAAGTGCTGTTCGACGTTTTCTCCGACGGGCGGGAAATTCTTGGCGGCGCGCCGTTCAACGTCGCCTGGCATTTGCAGGGCTTCGGTTGCTCGCCGTTGATGATCAGCCGCGTCGGACGCGACGTCCGGGGCGAAAAAATCCTCGCCCGGATGCGGGACTGGGGAATGGACCTGGCCGGCCTGCGGATCGATGCCGATCATCCGACCGGAATCGTGCGGGTCAGTTTGCGGGATGGCCAGCCGACTTACGACATCCTTCCCGAACAGGCCTATGATTACATCGATACCCCCGAGCTCGGCCGTTTGCCGGATGACGCCCTGCTGATTCACGGGACGCTGGCCGCGCGGTCGCCGGTTGCCGCGCGCGCGCTGACGCAAATCGCCGGGCAATACGATTGGCCCGTGTTTCTCGATGTCAATCTGCGCGCGCCATGGTGGCGGCGCGACGCCGTGGAAACGCTGATGAAACGGGCCCGCTGGCTCAAACTCAACGCGGACGAATTGCGGCTGTTGGCGGGCGGTTCGCCCGACGCGGCGCTGGATTTGCTTCAGGCGACCGGCGCCGAATGGGCTCTGGTCACCGCGGGCGAAAAAGGCGCGCAATTGTGGCACCGTTCCGGCAATCGCATTGCGGTCGCCTCCTGCAAAGCGGACTCGTTCATCGACGCGGTCGGCGCCGGCGACGCCTTCTGCTCGGTGGTCGTGTTGGGTCTGTTGGCCGGTTGGCCTTCTGATATCGCCCTGTCCCGCGCCGCGCGGTTCGCCGGCGAAATCTGCGGGATTCCGGGCGCGACGACCGAAAACCGTGGCTTGTACGATCGATTCCGGGATGAATGGGGGCTGGCATGA